In the genome of Quercus robur chromosome 3, dhQueRobu3.1, whole genome shotgun sequence, one region contains:
- the LOC126719389 gene encoding uncharacterized protein LOC126719389 encodes MWLKVESFVDKVRLWWNGCHFVGPLSYVLACKLKALKGDLKHWNKYVFGEVAFIKKSLLTKLLDIDMRDEMQVLTQKDRARRLVVKSDIDYLASLEEISWRQMSKALFIKEGDNNTRFFHRIANSHRNQKLWRPTIDRLEFTCLDEIERSMLERKFEEEIIEALMEAEDSRLKSGNPGVIVKLDIEKTYDHVNWNAIFYLMEMMGFGARWSGLIKACISTVKFSVLVNGAPVGFFGSSCGLCQGDPLSPLLFLLVMEVLSRLLKRTENGGFLCGFQAGSHRQGCVHISHLLFAEGTILFCDASREQLLYIQMVLIFFEAITGLKVNEGKSEIVPVGDVGNLNALARAYPMLQGGHIAYEISGQASRGPL; translated from the exons atgtggctAAAGGTGGAGAGTTTTGTGGATAAGGTTCGGCTTTGGTGGAATGGTTGTCACTTTGTGGGGCCTCTTAGTTATGTTCTAGCTTGTAAGTTGAAGGCCTTGAAAGGGGATTTGAAACATTGGAACAAGTATGTTTTTGGAGAAGTAGCTTTTATAAAAAAGAGTCTACTAACTAAGCTTTTAGACATTGACATGAGAGATGAGATGCAGGTGTTGACTCAAAAGGATAGGGCTAGAAGATTGGTGGTTAAATCTGATATAGATTATTTGGCTTCTTTGGAAGAGATTTCTTGGAGGCAGATGTCCAAGGCCCTTTTTATTAAAGAAGGTGATAACAACACGCGATTCTTTCATAGAATTGCCAATTCTCATAG gAACCAGAAGCTTTGGAGGCCTACTATTGACAGGTTAGAGTTCACTTGTTTAGACGAAATTGAGAGGTCTATGTTGGAGAGGAAGTTTGAGGAGGAGATTATTGAGGCTCTCATGGAGGCGGAAG ataGTAGGTTGAAGAGTGGCAATCCAGGTGTTATAGTTAAATTGGACATTGAGAAGacttatgatcatgtgaattggaatGCCATATTTTACCTTATGGAAATGATGGGATTTGGGGCGAGGTGGAGTGGATTGATTAAGGCGTGTATTTCTACAGTTAAATTCTCAGTTTTGGTCAATGGGGCTCCTGTTGGTTTTTTTGGTAGTTCTTGTGGCCTTTGCCAAGGGGATCCTTTGTCTCCTCTATTATTCCTATTAGTTATGGAAGTTCTGAGTAGATTGCTAAAGAGAACGGAAAATGGTGGTTTTCTTTGTGGTTTTCAAGCGGGGTCCCATAGACAAGGGTGTGTGCATATCTCTCATCTTCTTTTTGCTGAAGGcactattttgttttgtgatgctTCTAGGGAACAGTTATTATACATTCAGATGGTGTTGATCTTCTTTGAAGCTATTACGGGCCTGAAAGTTAATGAAGGTAAGAGTGAGATTGTTCCTGTTGGTGATGTTGGGAATTTGAATGCTTTGGCCCGTGCGTACCCTATGTTGCAAGGTGGGCACATTGCCTATGAGATATCTGGGCAGGCCTCTCGGGGCCCATTATAA